A stretch of Pseudomonas sp. CCC3.1 DNA encodes these proteins:
- a CDS encoding DUF3392 domain-containing protein, whose amino-acid sequence MDLVLDLLATVSRWSRSHLSEIALALIGCLLVLFGADFKGWVEQRLGNIAGALRVPLMALLCLIGSGAALIYATPWVERGLSQFNNYSLAPVLLVVLVLIGVVADRRG is encoded by the coding sequence ATGGACCTGGTACTTGACCTGCTCGCCACCGTATCGCGCTGGAGCCGCAGCCACCTCTCGGAGATCGCCCTGGCCTTGATTGGCTGCTTGTTGGTGCTGTTTGGTGCGGACTTCAAAGGCTGGGTCGAACAGCGACTGGGCAACATCGCCGGTGCCTTGCGCGTTCCATTGATGGCCCTGCTGTGCCTGATCGGCAGCGGCGCGGCCCTGATCTACGCCACCCCATGGGTTGAGCGCGGCCTGAGCCAGTTCAACAACTACAGCCTGGCGCCGGTGTTGTTGGTGGTGCTGGTGTTGATCGGTGTAGTCGCAGATCGCCGCGGATAA
- the hemW gene encoding radical SAM family heme chaperone HemW produces the protein MTHDTPPQPLYLGAAGFTQQAPRAPLTQLPPLSLYIHIPWCVRKCPYCDFNSHTASPVLPEDEYVDALLADLDQDLHTVYGRELSSIFFGGGTPSLFSAEALGRLLKGVEARIPFASDIEITLEANPGTFEQEKFVAYRKLGINRLSIGIQSFQQEKLQALGRIHNGDEAVRAAGMARLAGFDNFNLDLMHGLPDQSLDDALSDLRQAIALKPTHLSWYQLTLEPNTVFWNKPPDLPEDDTLWDIQEAGQALLAEHGYAQYEVSAYAQPGRPARHNLNYWSFGDFIGIGAGAHGKLSHPDGRIVRTWKTRLPKDYLNPAKSFQAGEKTLTAEELPFEFLMNALRLTDGVDSALYPQRTGLPLDSLNIGRQAAEQSGLLQVEPTRLAATARGQLFLNDLLQHFLI, from the coding sequence ATGACCCACGACACACCTCCACAGCCGCTCTATCTGGGTGCGGCTGGCTTTACTCAGCAGGCGCCGCGCGCGCCGCTGACGCAACTGCCGCCTCTGTCGCTGTACATCCATATTCCGTGGTGCGTGCGCAAATGCCCGTATTGCGACTTCAACTCCCATACCGCAAGCCCGGTGCTGCCAGAAGACGAGTACGTCGACGCGTTGCTGGCCGACCTTGATCAAGACCTGCACACCGTCTATGGCCGTGAACTGAGCTCGATTTTCTTCGGCGGTGGCACCCCGAGCCTGTTCAGCGCCGAAGCGCTGGGCCGTCTGCTCAAAGGCGTTGAAGCCCGCATCCCGTTTGCCAGCGACATCGAAATCACCCTCGAAGCCAACCCCGGCACCTTCGAGCAAGAAAAGTTTGTGGCCTACCGCAAGCTGGGGATCAATCGCCTGTCGATTGGCATCCAGAGCTTTCAGCAAGAAAAACTCCAGGCGCTGGGCCGTATCCACAACGGCGACGAAGCGGTGCGCGCCGCCGGTATGGCGCGCCTGGCGGGCTTCGACAACTTCAACCTGGACTTGATGCACGGCTTGCCCGATCAGTCGCTGGACGATGCCCTGAGCGACCTGCGCCAGGCCATTGCCCTCAAACCGACACACTTGTCGTGGTATCAACTGACACTCGAACCCAACACCGTGTTCTGGAACAAGCCGCCTGATTTGCCCGAAGACGACACCTTGTGGGACATCCAGGAAGCTGGCCAAGCATTGCTCGCCGAACACGGCTACGCCCAATACGAAGTCTCGGCCTACGCCCAACCGGGCCGCCCGGCGCGGCACAACCTCAACTACTGGAGTTTTGGCGACTTTATCGGCATCGGCGCTGGCGCTCACGGCAAATTGAGCCATCCTGATGGCCGAATCGTCCGTACTTGGAAAACCCGCTTACCAAAGGACTACCTCAATCCAGCCAAAAGCTTTCAAGCTGGCGAGAAAACCCTGACAGCGGAAGAGCTACCGTTTGAGTTTCTAATGAACGCCTTGCGCCTGACTGACGGTGTCGACTCGGCGCTCTACCCGCAGCGCACAGGTTTGCCCCTCGACAGCTTGAATATTGGACGCCAAGCCGCCGAACAAAGCGGCTTATTGCAGGTCGAACCGACACGGTTGGCCGCCACGGCCCGGGGGCAATTGTTTCTCAACGACTTGTTGCAGCACTTTTTGATCTAA
- the rdgB gene encoding RdgB/HAM1 family non-canonical purine NTP pyrophosphatase encodes MINLTQLVLASHNAGKLKELQAMLGESVQLRSIGEFSSVEPDETGLSFVENAILKARNAARISGLPALADDSGLAVDYLGGAPGIYSARYADGQGDAANNAKLLDALKDVPEAERGAQFVCVLALVRHADDPLPIICEGLWHGRILPAASGEHGFGYDPLFWVPERNCSSAELSPAEKNQLSHRARAMVLLRQRLGLK; translated from the coding sequence ATGATTAACCTTACGCAACTGGTCCTGGCTAGCCACAACGCCGGCAAACTCAAAGAACTTCAAGCCATGCTCGGCGAGTCGGTGCAGTTGCGCTCGATTGGAGAATTCAGCAGCGTTGAGCCGGATGAAACCGGCTTGTCGTTCGTTGAAAACGCGATTCTTAAAGCGCGCAACGCGGCGCGCATCTCGGGCTTGCCTGCACTGGCCGACGATTCCGGGCTGGCGGTGGACTATCTCGGCGGCGCGCCGGGCATTTACTCAGCCCGTTATGCCGACGGCCAAGGCGATGCGGCAAACAACGCCAAGCTGCTCGACGCCCTCAAAGATGTGCCCGAAGCCGAACGCGGCGCGCAGTTTGTGTGCGTCCTGGCACTGGTGCGTCACGCCGACGATCCGCTGCCTATCATCTGCGAAGGCCTGTGGCACGGGCGCATCCTGCCTGCGGCCAGCGGCGAGCATGGCTTTGGATACGACCCGCTGTTCTGGGTGCCTGAGCGTAACTGCTCCAGCGCCGAACTCAGCCCGGCCGAGAAAAACCAGCTGAGCCACCGCGCCCGCGCCATGGTCTTGCTGCGTCAGCGTTTGGGCCTGAAATGA
- a CDS encoding DUF4426 domain-containing protein, whose translation MGRIGLLLLSMCFAVQAMAAGATQVGSTVVNYNAFMSNFLSAEIAQKYGLQRNDHLGALNVNLAKADQKIASTIKGTYRAIDEKKAKPLTFKQVINDQGSIDYFAQFPVKSSQVYVFDVELKVNGETKGIEFSQKVAPLQ comes from the coding sequence ATGGGACGGATTGGATTGCTGTTGCTCTCGATGTGCTTTGCCGTTCAGGCCATGGCCGCCGGGGCCACCCAGGTGGGCAGCACAGTGGTCAACTACAACGCCTTCATGAGCAACTTCCTGAGCGCTGAGATCGCGCAAAAGTACGGCTTGCAGCGCAACGACCACCTTGGCGCCTTGAACGTCAACCTGGCCAAGGCTGATCAAAAAATCGCCAGCACCATCAAGGGCACTTACCGCGCCATTGATGAAAAAAAAGCTAAGCCACTCACCTTCAAGCAGGTGATCAATGACCAGGGCTCGATTGATTACTTCGCCCAGTTCCCGGTCAAATCCTCTCAAGTCTATGTGTTTGATGTTGAACTCAAGGTCAACGGCGAAACCAAAGGCATCGAATTTTCCCAAAAGGTCGCTCCGCTCCAATGA
- the metW gene encoding methionine biosynthesis protein MetW, with protein sequence MRADLEIIQDWIPAGSRVLDLGCGDGELLSWLRDNKQVTGYGLENDPDNIAECVAKGINVIEQDLDKGLGNFASNSFDIVVMTQALQAVHYPDRILDEMLRVGRQCIITFPNFGHWRCRWYLASKGRMPVSEFLPYTWYNTPNIHFCTFEDFEALCSEREARVINRLAVDQQHRHGWASKLWPNLLGEIGIYRVSSPGLQDHQIAV encoded by the coding sequence ATGAGAGCCGACCTGGAAATCATCCAAGACTGGATCCCCGCCGGCAGCCGTGTGCTCGACCTCGGTTGTGGTGATGGCGAACTGCTGAGCTGGCTGCGCGACAACAAGCAAGTCACCGGCTACGGCCTGGAAAACGACCCGGACAACATTGCCGAGTGCGTCGCCAAAGGCATCAACGTCATCGAGCAAGACCTGGACAAGGGGCTGGGCAACTTCGCCAGCAACAGCTTCGACATCGTGGTCATGACCCAGGCGCTGCAAGCCGTGCACTACCCCGACCGGATTCTCGACGAAATGCTACGCGTCGGTCGCCAGTGCATCATCACCTTCCCGAACTTCGGTCACTGGCGTTGCCGTTGGTATTTGGCCAGCAAGGGCCGGATGCCAGTTTCCGAATTTCTGCCGTACACCTGGTACAACACGCCGAACATTCACTTCTGCACCTTCGAAGACTTCGAAGCGCTGTGCAGTGAGCGCGAAGCCCGCGTGATCAATCGCCTTGCCGTGGATCAACAACACCGGCACGGGTGGGCGAGTAAGTTATGGCCTAACCTGTTAGGCGAGATTGGCATTTACCGTGTCAGCAGCCCCGGCCTGCAGGATCACCAAATCGCGGTTTAA
- the metX gene encoding homoserine O-succinyltransferase MetX, with protein MPAAFPPDSVGLVVPQMAHFSEPLALACGRSLPAYDLIYETYGQLNATASNAVLICHALSGHHHAAGFHSADERKPGWWDSCIGPGKPIDTNKFFVVSLNNLGGCNGSTGPSSLNPETGRPFGADFPVLTVEDWVHSQARLADSLGINQWAAVIGGSLGGMQALQWSISYPDRLRHCLAIASAPKLSAQNIAFNEVARQAILTDPEFHGGSFQEKGVIPKRGLMLARMVGHITYLSDDSMGEKFGRGLKNENLNYDFHSVEFQVESYLRYQGEEFSGRFDANTYLLMTKALDYFDPAANFDDDLAKTFAGAKARFCVMSFTTDWRFSPARSRELVDALMAAKKDVCYLEIDAPQGHDAFLIPIPRYLQAFSNYMNRIEL; from the coding sequence ATGCCAGCTGCCTTTCCCCCCGATTCCGTTGGTCTGGTTGTGCCGCAAATGGCGCACTTCAGCGAACCGCTGGCTTTAGCCTGCGGCCGCTCACTGCCTGCCTATGATCTGATTTACGAAACCTACGGCCAGCTCAATGCCACGGCCAGTAACGCTGTGCTGATCTGCCACGCACTTTCCGGGCACCATCACGCAGCCGGTTTCCACAGTGCCGACGAGCGCAAGCCCGGCTGGTGGGACAGTTGCATTGGCCCCGGCAAGCCGATTGATACCAACAAGTTCTTCGTGGTCAGCCTCAACAACCTCGGTGGCTGCAACGGCTCTACGGGGCCGAGCAGTCTCAACCCCGAGACCGGCCGTCCGTTTGGCGCCGATTTCCCGGTATTGACCGTTGAAGACTGGGTACACAGTCAGGCCCGTCTGGCTGACAGCCTGGGGATCAACCAGTGGGCGGCCGTCATCGGCGGCAGCCTGGGCGGCATGCAAGCGTTGCAGTGGAGCATCAGCTACCCGGATCGCCTGCGCCATTGCCTGGCCATTGCCTCGGCACCCAAGTTGTCGGCGCAAAACATCGCGTTCAACGAAGTGGCGCGTCAGGCCATCCTCACCGACCCCGAGTTCCATGGCGGTTCGTTCCAGGAAAAAGGCGTCATCCCCAAGCGCGGCCTGATGCTGGCGCGCATGGTCGGGCACATCACCTACCTGTCCGATGACTCCATGGGCGAGAAATTCGGCCGCGGCCTGAAAAACGAAAATCTCAACTACGACTTCCACAGCGTGGAGTTCCAGGTTGAAAGCTACCTGCGTTATCAGGGTGAAGAGTTCTCCGGGCGTTTCGATGCCAACACCTACCTGCTGATGACCAAGGCGCTCGACTACTTCGACCCGGCGGCCAACTTTGACGATGACCTGGCCAAAACCTTTGCCGGGGCCAAAGCGCGCTTTTGCGTGATGTCGTTCACTACCGACTGGCGCTTCTCGCCAGCGCGCTCGCGTGAACTGGTGGACGCGCTGATGGCTGCCAAAAAAGACGTCTGCTACCTGGAGATCGACGCTCCGCAAGGCCATGACGCCTTCCTGATCCCGATCCCGCGTTACCTGCAAGCCTTCAGCAACTACATGAACCGCATAGAACTGTGA
- a CDS encoding YggT family protein produces MSGLNGAAIFVIQTLGSLYLLIVLLRFILQLVRANFYNPLCQFTVKATQPLLKPLRRVIPSLFGLDMSSLVLAIIVQMVIFAVVLTLSYMSFNVLGLLAWAIIGVTALFLKVFFFAMIISVILSWVAPGSSSPGAELVNQITEPALAPFRRFLPSMGGLDISPILAFMVIQLIQSYVIPPLAMYVGMPVVLFGLI; encoded by the coding sequence ATGTCTGGACTTAATGGCGCTGCCATTTTCGTGATTCAAACCCTGGGTAGCCTCTACCTGCTGATCGTGCTGCTGCGTTTCATCCTGCAATTGGTACGGGCCAACTTCTACAACCCGTTGTGCCAGTTCACCGTCAAAGCCACCCAACCACTGCTCAAGCCTTTGCGCCGCGTGATCCCGAGCCTGTTCGGGCTGGACATGTCATCGCTGGTTCTGGCCATCATCGTGCAGATGGTGATCTTCGCCGTGGTGCTGACCTTAAGCTACATGTCGTTCAACGTGCTGGGCCTGCTGGCCTGGGCAATCATTGGCGTCACCGCGCTGTTCTTGAAGGTGTTCTTCTTCGCCATGATCATCAGCGTGATCCTGTCGTGGGTGGCACCGGGCAGCAGCAGCCCTGGCGCTGAGCTGGTCAACCAGATCACTGAACCTGCACTGGCACCGTTCCGCCGCTTCCTGCCAAGCATGGGCGGCCTGGATATTTCGCCGATCCTCGCGTTCATGGTCATCCAGTTGATCCAAAGCTACGTGATCCCGCCTTTGGCGATGTACGTTGGCATGCCGGTCGTGTTGTTCGGCCTGATCTAA
- the proC gene encoding pyrroline-5-carboxylate reductase, with protein MSKTCIAFIGAGNMASSLIGGLLAKGLDAAQIRASDPGAETRAKVTAEHGIEVFADNAQAVQDADVIVIAVKPQAMKAVCQNLRPHLKPHQLLVSIAAGITCASLLNWLGNQPLVRCMPNTPALLGKGVSGLFATADVTAEQRQHADELLSAVGIVLWVDTEAQIDAVTAVSGSGPAYFFLLIEAMTAAGVKLGLPREVAEQLAQHTALGAAHMAVASDVDAAELRRRVTSPAGTTEAAIKSFQADGFEAIVEKALSAAAHRSAEMAEQLGQ; from the coding sequence ATGAGCAAAACGTGTATTGCCTTTATCGGGGCTGGCAACATGGCTTCCAGCCTGATCGGCGGCCTGCTGGCCAAAGGTCTGGACGCTGCACAGATTCGCGCCAGCGATCCCGGCGCAGAAACGCGGGCCAAGGTCACGGCCGAGCACGGCATTGAGGTCTTCGCCGACAACGCACAGGCCGTGCAAGACGCTGACGTGATTGTGATCGCGGTCAAGCCACAGGCCATGAAGGCGGTGTGCCAGAACCTGCGCCCGCACCTCAAGCCGCATCAACTGCTGGTATCGATTGCCGCAGGCATCACCTGCGCCAGCCTGCTGAACTGGCTGGGCAACCAGCCGCTGGTGCGTTGCATGCCTAACACCCCGGCATTGCTGGGCAAAGGCGTGAGCGGCCTGTTTGCCACCGCCGATGTCACCGCTGAGCAACGTCAACACGCTGACGAACTGCTGTCGGCCGTGGGGATCGTGCTGTGGGTAGACACCGAAGCGCAGATCGACGCAGTGACCGCTGTTTCTGGCAGCGGACCGGCGTATTTCTTCTTGCTGATCGAAGCCATGACCGCCGCAGGCGTCAAACTCGGTCTGCCGCGGGAAGTCGCTGAGCAACTGGCGCAACACACCGCGCTGGGCGCCGCCCACATGGCCGTGGCCAGCGATGTCGACGCCGCTGAATTGCGCCGTCGCGTCACCTCGCCAGCAGGCACTACAGAAGCTGCGATCAAGTCATTCCAGGCGGATGGTTTTGAAGCCATCGTCGAAAAAGCATTGAGTGCCGCCGCGCACCGCTCGGCCGAAATGGCCGAACAATTGGGTCAATAA
- a CDS encoding YggS family pyridoxal phosphate-dependent enzyme: MSTIAGNIAQVEARIRAAAEAVQRDVTSIHLLAVSKTKPAAALREAYAAGIRDFGENYLQEARAKQVELADLPLCWHFIGPIQSNKTRDIAEHFAWVHSVDRLKIAQRLSEQRPANLPPLNICIQVNVSGEASKSGCTPHDLPALAAAINALPRLKLRGLMAIPEPTEVRAEQDAAFAAVRTLQQSLNLGLDTLSMGMSHDLESAIAQGATWVRIGTALFGARDYGQA, encoded by the coding sequence ATGTCCACGATAGCAGGCAACATTGCTCAGGTTGAGGCTCGAATCCGTGCAGCGGCAGAGGCTGTGCAACGTGATGTAACGAGCATTCACTTACTCGCGGTCAGCAAGACCAAACCCGCAGCCGCCTTGCGCGAAGCGTACGCCGCCGGGATTCGCGACTTTGGCGAAAACTATCTGCAAGAGGCCCGCGCCAAGCAGGTCGAATTAGCTGATCTGCCCTTGTGTTGGCACTTCATCGGCCCCATTCAATCGAACAAGACGCGTGATATCGCCGAGCATTTCGCGTGGGTGCATTCCGTGGACCGCCTGAAAATTGCCCAGCGCTTGTCTGAACAACGCCCGGCCAACTTGCCGCCGCTGAACATCTGCATTCAGGTCAACGTCAGCGGTGAGGCCAGCAAATCGGGCTGCACACCACACGATCTGCCTGCGCTGGCGGCTGCAATCAATGCGCTTCCACGCTTGAAACTGCGCGGCTTGATGGCCATTCCCGAACCCACCGAGGTTCGCGCGGAGCAAGACGCCGCGTTTGCAGCGGTACGCACATTGCAACAAAGCCTGAACCTGGGGCTCGATACACTTTCCATGGGCATGAGTCACGACCTGGAGTCGGCCATTGCCCAAGGCGCCACGTGGGTGCGTATTGGCACCGCGCTGTTTGGTGCACGCGATTACGGCCAGGCTTGA
- a CDS encoding type IV pilus twitching motility protein PilT, with protein MDIADLLAFSVKHGASDMHLSAGVEPMLRVDGEMQRCQLPVLAPDQVRELIRSVMSDAQRTAFETDHEADFSYTMPGLGRFRVNAFEQHRGAGAVFRSIAAQVPSIESLGLGEVFGELCRLSQGLVLVTGATGSGKTTTLAAMLDHINTTRQQHILTIEDPIEFIHTPRQCLINQREVSRDTHSVAAALRAALREDPDVIMLGEMRDLDTIRLALTAAETGHLVLATLHTASAAKTVDRIVDVFPAEEKAMVRAMLSESLQAVISQTLVKRVGGGRIAAHEIMLATPAIRNLIRENKVAQMVSTIQTGGAVGMQTLEMSLKRLKENGLI; from the coding sequence ATGGACATCGCCGACCTGTTGGCGTTTAGCGTCAAACACGGGGCTTCAGACATGCACCTGTCAGCAGGTGTGGAGCCTATGCTGCGGGTGGATGGGGAGATGCAGCGTTGCCAACTGCCGGTGCTGGCGCCGGATCAGGTGCGCGAACTTATCCGCAGCGTGATGAGCGACGCACAGCGCACAGCGTTTGAAACAGATCACGAAGCTGATTTTTCGTACACGATGCCGGGCTTGGGGCGGTTTCGGGTCAATGCCTTCGAGCAGCACCGTGGCGCTGGGGCGGTGTTTCGCAGCATTGCTGCGCAAGTCCCAAGCATTGAATCCCTCGGCCTTGGCGAGGTGTTTGGCGAGCTCTGTCGCCTGTCACAAGGGCTGGTGCTGGTGACGGGGGCGACTGGCTCGGGCAAGACCACCACCTTGGCGGCAATGCTTGACCACATCAACACCACCCGTCAGCAGCACATCCTGACCATTGAAGACCCGATTGAGTTTATTCACACGCCGCGTCAATGCTTGATCAACCAGCGTGAAGTGTCGCGTGACACCCACAGCGTAGCGGCGGCCTTGCGTGCGGCACTGCGCGAAGACCCGGACGTGATCATGCTGGGTGAAATGCGTGACCTGGACACCATTCGCCTGGCGCTGACAGCAGCAGAAACGGGGCACTTGGTGTTGGCGACGCTGCACACCGCGTCGGCAGCCAAAACGGTCGACCGGATCGTGGACGTGTTTCCAGCCGAAGAAAAAGCCATGGTGCGGGCCATGTTGTCTGAATCACTGCAGGCGGTGATTTCTCAAACGCTGGTTAAACGCGTGGGAGGCGGTCGGATAGCCGCTCACGAAATCATGCTGGCGACGCCGGCGATTCGTAATTTGATCCGGGAAAACAAGGTGGCGCAGATGGTTTCTACTATCCAGACCGGCGGGGCGGTGGGGATGCAGACGTTGGAGATGAGCCTGAAACGGCTGAAAGAAAACGGCTTGATATAA
- a CDS encoding C40 family peptidase, whose amino-acid sequence MRPIFKTWLTICLLMPLAAHATNREQHLPSGFTGFTAKSSASAAHVATNSKTTTKTVVRPTSSKAHRKVPGKIATASLTAANKQSSAVLSRAVNVLGTPYRWGGSSPSKGFDCSGLVKYAFNDVKAVNLPRSSSEMASGHGQKIERKDLKPGDLLFFNIKSRKVNHVAIYLGNDRFIHAPRRGKSVTIDTLNKPYWQSHYVVAKRVLPKEQTKLQVVQR is encoded by the coding sequence ATGCGTCCTATATTCAAGACATGGCTAACCATTTGCCTATTAATGCCACTGGCCGCCCACGCCACCAATCGTGAGCAACATCTTCCATCCGGCTTCACTGGCTTCACCGCAAAGTCATCTGCGAGTGCTGCCCATGTCGCCACTAACAGCAAAACCACGACCAAAACCGTCGTGCGCCCAACGTCCAGTAAAGCGCACCGCAAGGTCCCAGGCAAAATTGCCACCGCTTCACTGACCGCTGCCAACAAGCAAAGCAGCGCTGTATTGAGCCGTGCCGTTAACGTGCTGGGTACTCCTTATCGTTGGGGCGGCAGCAGCCCAAGTAAAGGGTTCGACTGCAGCGGATTGGTCAAATACGCCTTTAACGACGTAAAAGCTGTGAATCTGCCCCGCAGTTCCAGCGAAATGGCCAGCGGCCATGGCCAAAAGATCGAACGCAAGGATTTGAAACCTGGCGACTTGCTGTTTTTCAACATCAAGAGCCGCAAGGTTAACCACGTTGCCATTTACCTGGGCAATGACCGGTTCATCCACGCGCCACGTCGCGGCAAGTCAGTGACCATCGACACCCTGAACAAACCTTACTGGCAGAGCCACTACGTGGTTGCCAAGCGTGTATTGCCTAAAGAACAAACCAAATTGCAGGTTGTTCAGCGCTAA
- a CDS encoding NINE protein: MSGYRDDVQRDTHSKVLGYLLWIFGFLGAHRFYYGKPVTGTIWFFTFGLLGIGWLIDLFLIPSMDREADLRFTSGDTDYNVSWILLTFLGVFGVHRMYMGKWITGIIYLFTGGFFLIGVLYDFWTLNDQISIKNAERR; the protein is encoded by the coding sequence ATGAGCGGCTATCGAGACGATGTACAGCGCGATACCCACAGCAAAGTGCTGGGTTATTTGCTCTGGATTTTTGGTTTCCTGGGGGCGCACCGCTTCTATTACGGCAAGCCGGTGACCGGGACGATCTGGTTTTTCACCTTTGGGTTGTTGGGAATAGGTTGGCTGATCGACTTGTTCCTGATCCCGAGCATGGACCGTGAAGCGGACCTGCGTTTTACGTCAGGTGATACCGACTACAACGTGTCCTGGATTCTGCTGACGTTCCTGGGCGTGTTTGGCGTACACCGCATGTACATGGGCAAGTGGATCACCGGGATCATCTACTTGTTCACGGGCGGTTTTTTCCTGATCGGCGTGCTGTATGACTTTTGGACCTTGAACGACCAGATCTCGATCAAGAACGCTGAGCGCCGTTAA
- a CDS encoding dihydroorotase: MKLSILGARVIDPASQLDQVTDLHIEACKLVAIGAAPAGFTPNQTLDAHGLVAAPGLVDLNVALREPGYSRKGTIASETRAAAAGGVTSLCCPPHTKPVLDTSAVAELILDRAREAGNCKVFPIGALSKGLEGEQLAELIALRDAGCVAFGNGLSSFSNTRTLCRALEYAATFDLTVIFNSQDRDLAEGGIAHDGPMAAFRGLPGIPETAETVALARDLLLVEQSGVRAHFSQLTSARGVALIAQAQARGLKVTADVALYQLILTDEALVDFSSVYHVQPPLRTRADRDGLRAAVKSGVVQAISSHHQPHERDAKLAPFGATEPGMSSVELLLPLAMTLVEDGLLDLPTLLARLSAGPAQALRLPAGRLAVGSPADLVLFDPAASTVAGEKWLSKGDNCAFLGHCLPGAVRYTLVDGRISYEG, from the coding sequence GTGAAGCTCAGCATTCTCGGCGCTCGCGTAATCGACCCAGCGAGCCAGCTGGATCAAGTGACAGACCTGCACATTGAAGCCTGCAAACTCGTCGCCATTGGTGCGGCACCTGCTGGCTTCACCCCAAACCAGACCCTCGACGCTCATGGCCTGGTGGCGGCACCGGGGCTGGTTGACCTTAACGTCGCCCTGCGTGAGCCGGGTTACAGCCGCAAAGGCACCATTGCCAGCGAAACCCGCGCAGCGGCGGCCGGTGGCGTGACCAGCCTGTGCTGCCCGCCGCACACCAAGCCCGTGCTCGACACCTCGGCGGTGGCCGAATTGATCCTGGACCGTGCCCGCGAAGCGGGTAACTGCAAAGTGTTCCCGATCGGCGCACTGAGCAAAGGCCTGGAAGGTGAGCAACTGGCCGAGCTGATTGCCCTGCGTGACGCCGGTTGCGTGGCGTTCGGCAACGGTCTGAGCAGCTTCAGCAACACCCGTACCCTGTGCCGGGCGCTGGAATATGCAGCGACGTTCGACCTCACAGTGATTTTTAACTCGCAAGACCGCGACCTGGCCGAAGGCGGCATCGCCCACGACGGCCCAATGGCGGCTTTCCGGGGGTTGCCGGGCATTCCGGAAACCGCAGAAACCGTGGCCCTGGCCCGCGACCTGCTGCTGGTTGAGCAAAGTGGCGTGCGTGCGCACTTCAGCCAACTGACCAGCGCACGCGGCGTGGCCCTGATTGCTCAGGCACAGGCTCGCGGCCTGAAAGTAACCGCCGATGTGGCGCTGTATCAGCTGATTTTGACGGATGAAGCGCTGGTGGACTTCTCCAGCGTGTACCACGTGCAACCGCCGCTGCGCACCCGCGCTGACCGCGACGGTCTGCGGGCGGCCGTGAAGTCGGGGGTGGTGCAGGCTATTTCCAGCCATCACCAGCCTCACGAGCGCGACGCCAAACTGGCACCGTTTGGCGCGACCGAGCCGGGCATGAGCAGTGTTGAACTGCTGTTGCCACTGGCGATGACACTGGTAGAAGACGGCCTGTTGGACTTGCCGACCTTGCTCGCCCGCCTCAGCGCAGGCCCGGCTCAGGCATTGCGCCTGCCAGCGGGTCGTTTGGCGGTGGGTTCACCTGCCGACCTGGTGCTGTTCGACCCGGCGGCTTCGACAGTTGCCGGTGAGAAATGGCTCTCCAAAGGCGACAACTGCGCGTTCCTCGGCCATTGCCTGCCGGGCGCCGTGCGTTACACGCTGGTGGATGGGCGGATCAGTTACGAAGGCTAA